TAAATATAGATAAAATTAATTGCTTACCTATGTCTCAAGCTGTTAGTAATGATTATAGGATTATTGAAGCGAAAAATGAGATAGAAGAAGGAAGGCAAATAGCTTTAGCTATAGTAGACCACTTAAATTCCGATATTCACAACATCGGTATTGTAACTGAAAACCGTATAGTTGCGAAACTTATTAAAGAAAATCTTAAAAGATATAACCTTGACATAAATGATACCGTAGCAAGAAGCTTAATAGAACTTAATGAGGTTAAGTTTTTCTTACTTATTTTTGAGCTTGCTGTTAATAATACTTTAGATAAAGTTGCCCTACTTAGCTTTCTTAAACACCCTCTTACTAATTTAACCATAAATGAAGTAGAGGAATTTGAAATTAATTATTTTAGAATTCCTAAAATTTATAACTCGCTTTTTGAAGTGCTAAGCCAAATTGAGCGCAATGAGCAATATTTAGGAATTACACAAGTTATAAAAACCGTGTTGGAATTTAAACCTAAAATATTATCCGGCAAAACTTTTTATAGTTTTTTCTCTGAGCACTTGAGGTACTTTAACACGCTAGTGAGTGAAGAGATAAGGAATAGCTTACCTAGCTTGGACTATCTTATCGATTTAAAAATGGAATTAAAGCCTTTAACTTATGCCCATAAGCCGATAAAAATCCGACGTTACAAAGAGCTGTTAATAAAAATATTAAGCGAACAATCTTATCGGGATGAGGAATTCATTGAAGAAGTACAAATCCTCACTCCACTTGAGGCGAGGCTACAATCATTTGACCTTGTTATTATTCCAAGCCTTAATGAAGGAAATTTTCCTGATATTACACGAGATTGGCCGCTTATCGATGCTGCTCTGGCCACGCAATTTAACTTTCCTAACTATCAGGAGCCTTTAGGTTTCGGTGCTCATGATTTTAATAGTTTAATTAGTAATAGAAAGGTTATATTATCGCGTTCACGATACTCCCAAGGCAAAGAAACTACGGAATCCAGGTTTTTATCCCAACTTAAAGTTGCCACTTCAATTGAACAAGTTAATTATAAATCTGCTGAAGACTCGGAAATATTTGAATATAAACCATCTGCGAGGGCTAACCCTAAGCCGCCCCTTTCTGCAAGACCCAAAAAGTTTTCCGTAAGCTCCATTGAGCGGTTGATATATAATCCGTATGTTTATTATGCAAAATATATTTTAAACCTTAATCCTCTGGATGAGCTGGACGTAACTTCAATAAAAAGAGATTTCGGCATTCATTTACACAAAGCACTCGCTGAGATTTTTGAACAAACCTTACCTCTTTGTGCTGAAAAATTTACTAACGATTTACTAAATAAATTTAAGGCTTGTGCTGAAAAAAGCGTTTTAAGTGATAGTAACACTTTACAATTTTGGCTTAAACGCGTGGAACGAATTGCTCCTTGGCTATATGATTATGAGAAAGAGATTTTGCCGAATTTGAAAGGAAGCCTTACTGAAAAAAGAAAAGAGATTAATTTTAATATTGCAAATACGACTATCTCAATTTCAGCTATTTTTGATAGGGTGATGTTATATAAAGACGGTGGGATTAAAATTATTGATTATAAAACCGGGTATACCCCGCTGCAAAAAGAAGTAGATAGAGGCTTATCCCCCCAGTTTCCGATTGAAAACTTGATATTGCGAGAAGTAATGAATACCGATGATATATCTCAGGAGTATATAGAACTACGGGGCAAAAAAGACATAGCAAACAGCAAACCGATAACGGTTGATAGCAAAGTCAGTAGAACAGAACTTATTAAGTTAATCACCATATTTTTAGATCCTAATCAAGGATATTTTACAAGTATTGACTTAGAAAAAAATCAAAGGTTCAAAGAATATCAACACTTGATTAGCTTAAATCTAGAGTAAATTATGCAAAACGGGTATTACCTAGGAGTTACTTTTAAACTTCTTAACTTATTAATTTTTACCGCTATTTCCTTAGGGCTGCTCGCGAAAAGTAAAACGTTGAATCCTATTGAAGAATTTTTTATTATCTGTATTTCCGGCACCTTATTTCTATTACCTTGGGTAGTATTCACCAAAGCAAAGCACCTTAGGGTTAAAAGCTATTGGGGTTATGTTTTAAGAGCTTCATTTAGTATTATCGGCATGGTTGCCTGGATTGAATCTTTAAAAAGTCTTGGTGCTAATGAAGCAACCTTAATAGCTTACCTTAATCCACTGTTTACCATAATTCTTGCTACACTGTTCAGAGAGGAAAAACTTAAGCTAACTTCGTTTTTTGGGATAGCGTTATGCATACTTGTTGTAATTTATACCCTTAAAGTTGAGACTGACAGGTTTAATATGCAAGGTATGTTTTTCGGGTTTTGTTCAGCTTCAGCCTGGTCATTTTATGAAATAATTTGTAAAAAACAATCTTATGCCGAGCATTTTTTGACGCAGGCATTTTATACTCTTTTATTCGGTATGCTTATAATGTTACCTTATGTGATACTTAACAATACTTTCAATAAAGTTATCGAATTTGAGGTAATTGGAATATTAGGTATCTTAAGGGTGCTCAACATAATCTGCTTATTTCTGGCTTATAAATTCGCTCCTATAAATATATTAGCGCCGTTTGGTTATTTTAGATTAGTATTTATGGCAATAGGCAGCTTCCTCATCTTCCATAACACCCCTACCCTAAGCGTCATATTTGCAGCAATTATAATAATTGTTATTAATATTTATATTTTTAATATACAAAAATTAAGAACCGAATAAACATAGAAAAAACTTTATAACTATAGTTATTATTATATTATGTTATAAATGAAAAACACAAAATATATGGATTGATTTATACTTTTTAACTATATATAGTGTAATTATAATTAATAACCATAGATACCAGTTGAGGGAAGTTTATATGTCTTTATTAGATGCAGCTCCGATATTTAAGCCTTTTTCTTATCCGTGGGCATATGATGCTTGGAAGGTACAACAACAAATACATTGGTTGCCTGAAGAAGTACCGATGGCGGATGATGTTAAGGATTGGAAAAAGAATCTTACCGAGGGCGAGAGACATTTACTTACCCAAATCTTCAGATTCTTTACTCAAGCTGATATTGAAGTGAATAACTGCTATATGAAGCATTATGCTAAAGTATTTAAGCCGACTGAAGTGCAAATGATGCTTGCCGCATTTTCTAATATGGAAACTATCCATATTGATGCTTATTCACATCTCCTGGATACTTTAGGGATGCCTGAAGTAGAATATCAAGCCTTTATGAAATATAAAGAGCTTAAAGATAAATATGACTATATGCAGCAATTTAATTCCGACTCTAAAGAGGATATTGCAAAAACATTAGCGGTATTTGGAGCTTTTACCGAAGGATTACAGTTATTTGCTTCTTTTGCAATGCTGCTTAATTTCCAAAGATTCGGGAAAATGAAAGGAATGGGACAGATTATAGCATGGAGTGTCAGAGATGAAACATTGCATACTAACTATATTATTCGTTTATTTAGAACATTTATAAGTGAAAACCAGGAAGTTTACACTGATAGCTTTAAACAGTTTTTAGTAGATGCTTGCCAAACTATTGTTTCTCATGAAGATGCATTTATTGACCTTGCTTTTGAGTTTGACGGTGCCGTACAAGGATTAACCGCAAGTGACGTAAAGCGCTATATCAGGTATATTGCAGACCGCAGGATTACTCAATTAGGTTTAAATCCGGTTTATCATATAGAACGTAACCCGCTTCCATGGCTGGATGAAATACTAAATGCTCCGGAACATACTAACTTCTTTGAAAACAGGGTTACCGAATATGCAAGGGCTGCCACTAAGGGAACTTGGGATGAAGCCTTTTCAGCAGCATAGGCCTCTTTGATTATATAAGCTTTTTGAGATAATATTTTTGGGAAGCTTATTATTCATTTAATGCTTGGTTGGATCATTTGGGCAGATTCTTTATAACTCTCGGGTGCTTTACCTTTGGGTAGATTATCTTTTATATACTCTTTATTCTCATAAACTTGCTTAATTTCACTTTTTGCTTTTTCACTTATCTCGATTTTAGGAGAGTCAATATTAGCAAATTTCTGAAATGTTTTACCCAAAAGAACATCGATAGGTCTAAAAACGGCTGATAATAAAGTTCCTACTGCTATTTTTTCAATAAGTGAGTCAACATGTAAATTAGTACCTAGAGTGCTGTTGATATCGACTTCAGCAGTTTTAGTTGCACCTTTTAAAGAGCTTTTTACCACATCTTGAAAATTTATATAATCACTTTTACTCATAAATTCGGAAAAAATAAGGCTGATACTCACCGTTAATAATGTCCCTACCCTAACAGGCAGCTCAAGCACATTAAGAAAAACTGAGCTTAGCGTACTTCTAACAGCTGCATTTATTATGGATTGAAAAAGATCCTGTGCATTAGAAATAAATTTTCGGCCTAAATTTCTTTCCAGTTCATCTTTTCCTATTGTAGAGTTTTCAATAGCATATTCTAATCTTCTTATTTGAGTAAAAACCGCAGCTGAAATGATTGCGGCAGGAATTATAAGGATTGCTACAGGGATTGCCGCTAAAGGAGAAGCAGCAAATAATGACATAACCGCAGCAGAGATAATAGTCATACACACCATGCTCATTACCGCTTCACCAATGGTAGTAATCATTTGCGCATAAAATTTACCCTCATCGCCGTAAAGGTTTACAATATGGTTAGCAAGTGTAGTTGCGCCATAGGAAACTCCCATCGCCCCGATAATCCCGGCAGTTGCAGGTAAAGATAAAAAGCTTAGAGAAAAGAAACCTAGAAACAAAGCATTGTAATATATAGGCCTCTCATCCATTTTATTAACACTGCTACTGATTACATAACTGCAATAATTATAAGTTGAACAAATCCAGCTCTTTGTACCTTTAATCACCTCATAAGGCTGATATAATATTGAAGTAACTCTAGCTAAGGGATATTCTTTCAAATTTAACCTTTAAAATGATCAAAACTTCATATTTTAAATTATAAATATAATTAATTAATAAATGGTTAATTGGTGTTTTATTTATAAAAATACTAACTGTTGTTTTATTCCACTTTTATGTTAAATATTTGTTAGTCAATTATTTATTAAAAGCATGAGTTTGCTTAAAGGTTTTTTAGTACAGTGCGACGTTATTAAAGCTTTAGTTTTAAGAGAGGCACGCACCAGGTTCGGAAACAACTGTTTAGGATTTCTTTGGGCTTTTATCGAGCCTATAATTTGTATTATTACCTTCTATGGGGTTTTTTATTTTTTAAACCGCTCAACATTCTACGGTTCGAATATAATA
The endosymbiont of Acanthamoeba sp. UWC8 DNA segment above includes these coding regions:
- a CDS encoding PD-(D/E)XK nuclease family protein, yielding MGLNIDKINCLPMSQAVSNDYRIIEAKNEIEEGRQIALAIVDHLNSDIHNIGIVTENRIVAKLIKENLKRYNLDINDTVARSLIELNEVKFFLLIFELAVNNTLDKVALLSFLKHPLTNLTINEVEEFEINYFRIPKIYNSLFEVLSQIERNEQYLGITQVIKTVLEFKPKILSGKTFYSFFSEHLRYFNTLVSEEIRNSLPSLDYLIDLKMELKPLTYAHKPIKIRRYKELLIKILSEQSYRDEEFIEEVQILTPLEARLQSFDLVIIPSLNEGNFPDITRDWPLIDAALATQFNFPNYQEPLGFGAHDFNSLISNRKVILSRSRYSQGKETTESRFLSQLKVATSIEQVNYKSAEDSEIFEYKPSARANPKPPLSARPKKFSVSSIERLIYNPYVYYAKYILNLNPLDELDVTSIKRDFGIHLHKALAEIFEQTLPLCAEKFTNDLLNKFKACAEKSVLSDSNTLQFWLKRVERIAPWLYDYEKEILPNLKGSLTEKRKEINFNIANTTISISAIFDRVMLYKDGGIKIIDYKTGYTPLQKEVDRGLSPQFPIENLILREVMNTDDISQEYIELRGKKDIANSKPITVDSKVSRTELIKLITIFLDPNQGYFTSIDLEKNQRFKEYQHLISLNLE
- a CDS encoding DMT family transporter translates to MQNGYYLGVTFKLLNLLIFTAISLGLLAKSKTLNPIEEFFIICISGTLFLLPWVVFTKAKHLRVKSYWGYVLRASFSIIGMVAWIESLKSLGANEATLIAYLNPLFTIILATLFREEKLKLTSFFGIALCILVVIYTLKVETDRFNMQGMFFGFCSASAWSFYEIICKKQSYAEHFLTQAFYTLLFGMLIMLPYVILNNTFNKVIEFEVIGILGILRVLNIICLFLAYKFAPINILAPFGYFRLVFMAIGSFLIFHNTPTLSVIFAAIIIIVINIYIFNIQKLRTE
- a CDS encoding ribonucleotide-diphosphate reductase subunit beta, with amino-acid sequence MSLLDAAPIFKPFSYPWAYDAWKVQQQIHWLPEEVPMADDVKDWKKNLTEGERHLLTQIFRFFTQADIEVNNCYMKHYAKVFKPTEVQMMLAAFSNMETIHIDAYSHLLDTLGMPEVEYQAFMKYKELKDKYDYMQQFNSDSKEDIAKTLAVFGAFTEGLQLFASFAMLLNFQRFGKMKGMGQIIAWSVRDETLHTNYIIRLFRTFISENQEVYTDSFKQFLVDACQTIVSHEDAFIDLAFEFDGAVQGLTASDVKRYIRYIADRRITQLGLNPVYHIERNPLPWLDEILNAPEHTNFFENRVTEYARAATKGTWDEAFSAA